A region from the Rosa rugosa chromosome 6, drRosRugo1.1, whole genome shotgun sequence genome encodes:
- the LOC133716998 gene encoding FRIGIDA-like protein 4a, protein MFPPVPLLKECAKGAIRNGSKAVKDLKDVIGCIKDYNLESEYPSKDIELQLQKLESLIVDREAACLDAKPVKQQAKKKRWRKRDNSTYVSDFQPPQSAKKKHIKCYHCNEPGHVQSNCPLRC, encoded by the coding sequence ATGTTTCCCCCTGTGCCACTGTTAAAAGAATGTGCAAAGGGTGCCATAAGGAATGGCTCAAAGGCAGTAAAGGACCTGAAAGATGTGATTGGATGCATCAAAGATTACAACCTAGAGTCTGAATACCCATCCAAGGACATTGAATTGCAACTTCAGAAGCTGGAGAGCCTAATAGTGGATCGGGAAGCTGCATGTCTTGACGCCAAGCCAGTTAAACAACAAGCTAAGAAGAAAAGATGGAGGAAACGTGATAACAGCACTTATGTCTCCGATTTTCAACCACCACAATCAGCGAAGAAGAAACACATCAAGTGTTACCATTGCAATGAGCCAGGGCATGTTCAGAGCAACTGTCCCCTAAGATGCTGA